One part of the Dermacentor silvarum isolate Dsil-2018 chromosome 6, BIME_Dsil_1.4, whole genome shotgun sequence genome encodes these proteins:
- the LOC119455455 gene encoding leucine zipper transcription factor-like protein 1 → MAGERELSDGHHDVIVRYLKFSKSQRAQRLKVIDKSFDDVKHARLLEETYTSEEVQQILDDLCTVVRAEVESELINSAHANVVLLRQLCKQAEQWHLQLQADMSELEDGSLIENVGGMELEGLSTGKQLQASSSRSHKLSPLEDSHGPSALLQKEIARMKSENAMLRSRLKDVESQVSQILNQKSELAERFNQKKCELMESLRNKERKMDESTEFIEDQMTKVKLEMEESLNKSRLSQQKLESDLVVTKQKLLEVQAQLDLAEKELEKKFSQTAAYTNMKKMLATKNDQIKELRTVLATFQTGET, encoded by the exons ATG GCCGGAGAGCGTGAATTAAGCGACGGCCACCACGATGTAATAGTGCGCTACTTGAAGTTCTCTAAATCGCAGCGAGCCCAGCGTCTGAAAGTTATCGACAAAAGTTTCGACGACGTGAAACATGCGAG GCTCCTCGAGGAAACGTACACGTCCGAGGAAGTTCAACAGATCCTCGATGATCTTTGCACCGTAGTGCGAGCCGAGGTTGAGAGCGAGCTTATCAATTCGGCTCATGCAAACGTGGTTCTGCTGAGACAACTCTGCAAGCAAGCGGAACAGTGGCACCTCCAGCTTCAGGCAGATATGTCGGAACTTGAAGATGG ATCACTAATTGAAAATGTTGGTGGCATGGAACTGGAAGGATTGAGCACAGGAAAGCAATTGCAGGCGTCTTCATCAAGGTCACACAAGTTGAGCCCCCTTGAGGACTCGCACGGACCAAGCGCTCTTCTGCAGAAA GAAATAGCACGAATGAAGAGTGAAAATGCAATGCTGCGAAGTCGGCTGAAGGATGTTGAAAGTCAG GTTTCTCAGATACTAAACCAGAAGTCTGAGCTGGCTGAGAGGTTTAACCAGAAGAAGTGTGAGCTCATGGAAAGCTTGAGGAACAAG GAAAGAAAAATGGACGAATCAACAGAGTTTATAGAAGACCAAATGACCAAAGTCAAACTCGAAATGGAGGAG agccTAAACAAAAGCCGGTTGTCGCAGCAAAAATTGGAATCTGATTTGGTAGTGACTAAGCAGAAGCTTCTTGAAGTGCAAGCGCAGCTGGACTTGGCCGAAAAA GAGCTGGAAAAAAAGTTCAGCCAAACCGcagcttacacaaacatgaaGAAGATGCTGGCCACTAAGAACGATCAGATCAAGGAGCTGCGCACTGTTCTGGCTAC GTTTCAGACTGGAGAGACGTAG